In a single window of the Biomphalaria glabrata chromosome 5, xgBioGlab47.1, whole genome shotgun sequence genome:
- the LOC106059562 gene encoding syntaxin-11-like gives MPMKDRLNELHQNMKLLETEAKPVMWTKRKKMDTGQTMHAYLQDANQIESELTKMKADVAELNKLQQDMVNCPFQDRARVTRYESLGERVRLDSTKIGASLKQLEQQYQLPHLSDDGVFKRVRTQQMNRLTAELNIISNDFFRIQAEYLDKMKSRLRRQLIAKGETVDESKLDSITDQNSYSVFTENYIIDVHNAEKTLRDLEDRQKDILALEKSISDVNQLFQEMNLLVTTQGETLDTIELAIEETDQCLQRGAEHLGEAVQSKRKFFRKKCCCIALGVTLGVVIFLIIVITLIQQNV, from the coding sequence ATGCCGATGAAGGATAGACTGAACGAACTGCATCAGAATATGAAGCTATTGGAAACAGAGGCCAAACCTGTTATGTGgaccaagagaaaaaaaatggacacaGGTCAGACAATGCATGCGTACCTACAGGACGCTAACCAGATAGAATCGGAACTGACTAAGATGAAAGCCGACGTGGCCGAACTGAATAAACTCCAACAAGACATGGTCAACTGTCCATTTCAGGACAGGGCACGCGTTACCAGATACGAGTCCCTGGGAGAGCGGGTGCGGCTCGACTCCACGAAGATAGGCGCCTCTTTAAAACAGCTGGAACAACAATATCAGCTCCCGCATCTATCAGACGATGGCGTATTCAAGCGTGTCAGGACGCAACAAATGAACCGCCTGACTGCGGAACTCAATATCATCAGCAACGACTTCTTCAGAATCCAAGCAGAATACCTGGACAAAATGAAGTCACGTTTGCGTCGTCAGCTGATCGCAAAGGGAGAAACGGTCGATGAGTCCAAGCTAGACTCAATCACTGACCAGAACAGCTATTCAGTGTTTACTGAGAACTACATCATTGACGTCCACAATGCGGAGAAAACACTCAGAGATCTAGAAGATCGCCAAAAGGACATTCTGGCACTTGAGAAAAGTATTTCAGATGTGAACCAGCTATTTCAAGAGATGAACCTGCTGGTCACAACTCAGGGAGAGACTTTGGACACGATTGAGCTTGCTATCGAAGAAACTGACCAATGTCTTCAAAGAGGAGCGGAACATTTAGGCGAGGCGGTACAGAGTAAGAGGAAATTCTTCAGAAAGAAATGTTGTTGCATTGCCCTTGGGGTTACACTTGGGGTAGTTATTTTTCTGATCATCGTCATAACTTTGATTCaacaaaacgtttga
- the LOC106059559 gene encoding DNA ligase 1-like, with protein MVKVEDKEVEDKELVEDKKVEDKEVEDKEVEDKEVEDKEVENKEVEDKEVEDKEVEDKEVEDKEVEDKEVEDKEEEDKEVEDKEVEDKEVEDKEVENKEVEDKEVEDKEVEDKEVEDKEVEDKEVEDKEVEDKEVEDKEEEDKEVEDKEEEDKEVEDKEVEDKEVEDKEVEDKEVEDKEVEDKEVEDKEVEDKEEEEKEVEDKEAENEVAEDKEEEDKEEEDKEEEDKEEEDKEEEDKEEEDKEVEDKEEEDKEVEDKEVEDKEVDM; from the exons ATGGTCA aggtAGAAGATAAAGAGGTAGAAGATAAGGAGTTGGTAGAAGATAAAAAGGTAGAAGATAAAGAGGTAGAAGATAAAGAGGTAGAAGATAAGGAGGTAGAAGATAAGGAAGTAGAAAATAAGGAGGTAGAAGATAAAGAGGTAGAAGATAAAGAGGTAGAAGATAAGGAGGTAGAAGATAAAGAGGTAGAAGATAAAGAGGTAGAAGATAAAGAGGAAGAAGATAAAGAGGTAGAAGATAAAGAGGTAGAAGATAAGGAGGTAGAAGATAAGGAAGTAGAAAATAAGGAGGTAGAAGATAAAGAGGTAGAAGATAAAGAGGTAGAAGATAAGGAGGTAGAAGATAAAGAGGTAGAAGATAAGGAGGTAGAAGATAAAGAGGTAGAAGATAAGGAGGTAGAAGATAAAGAGGAAGAAGATAAAGAGGTAGAAGATAAAGAGGAAGAAGATAAAGAGGTAGAAGATAAAGAGGTAGAAGATAAGGAGGTAGAAGATAAAGAGGTAGAAGATAAAGAGGTAGAAGATAAGGAGGTAGAAGATAAAGAGGTAGAAGATAAGGAGGTAGAAGATaaagaggaagaagaaaaagaggtaGAAGATAAAGAGGCAGAAAATGAAGTGGCAGAAGATAAAGAGGAAGAAGATAAAGAGGAAGAAGATAAAGAGGAAGAAGATAAAGAGGAAGAGGATAAAGAGGAAGAAGATAAAGAGGAAGAAGATAAAGAGGTAGAAGATAAAGAGGAAGAAGATAAAGAGGTAGAAGATAAAGAGGTAGAAGATAAAGAGGTCGATATGTAG